The DNA sequence TCTTATTCAAATTTGCAATCATCAAACCGTGACATTCTTGGTCGACTTCCGTCGTGACAAATGAAGCCAAGTTCAGATCGGGATTGCCATCCAGTTTCAGTTCATTTCGAATGATGGAAGACGCTGCCTGTTCACTCATTGCTCGTGCAGGCATGTGGAATTTGGGGATGTCTCTGTTGACATCGATAAAGCGAGCCAGGTGAGtgattgttgttttggcaCTTGAGCCCGGTACATGGCTCGATAGAGACATGGAATTGACGAGAAAAGCGTACTCTAGCGATTGTGTGTGAAGAAAtagttttgtttatctcgTTTGGCAGTCACTTGGCTGTGATGATcatggaaaattttggaaaactgAAATCAATCAACGTTACGCTGTCGACTTAACTACAATGACTCACTTCATATATAGTCACTTTAGAACTCTCTCAACTGCACGTAATAAACaccgacaaaacaaaaaacaaacatcaGTTGTTATGAAGAGTATAGTGTGTTGTCATTTAGATGCGCAGTGTTGCGCGATTTTTagaaatcatgtccggagcgatagcggaggacttgacgcagtctaacttccaaaaaaagaacgaagaaatttttttgagacgcggcaactatatataggcgagaatttaagtttctttcctttggcctgtatcaccacaaatcctattctatcttattcgcgcttcaaatacgagcaaaacgagctctcactcgactatgtaggtttaaaattgacggagatacatcgttttgaaattggtcacttttcatacaaaatacaccaaattgacttttcccaaacaatcaaaatctttcaacttactctgtatgtttctatctatctatctgtctatctatcgacggtcgatctcggaaactagtcaatctccatgaaattttgcaggaacctcagggtgggcataaaaatgaaaatgtgatacgccattaccccaggaaaaaccagaattttgttttattggcctcgaagtggtttttgagtgtggttttcgagggtcgggaacgcgttttcggctgtagcttagctgtattgaaacctacagaggcgtgcgacccatcaaatgaaaggtattcgtaacacgattcgaacaaaaaaataattataaaaatcggggcagattcgtttgagattgagtgattagagtgaccaaattttgagctactcgaggaaatgggtgggtcaattagggttttagagttattttgtgaatggtgacagatagagagttactttcttcggcaaatgtcgaaaaatgtcgaaagttggaaatggctGGGTCatttggggttttggagatatttcttgaatggtggcagatagagaattactttcttcgtcaaattttcaaatttcgtcaaattttcgattttcgtcaaattttcaaatttcgtcaaattttcaaatttcgtcaaattttcaaatttcgtcaaattttcgaatttcgtcaaattttcgattttcgtcaaattttcgattttcgtcaaattttcaaatttcgtcaaattttcaaatttcgtcaaattttcgaatttcgtcaaattttcgtgacCAATgaagttgacgctttcagcttcgttacgcaaaaactagattttacacccaattttagttcaaacaaggtggcttagtttttctcatcatctgccaaataatttttaccaaaaaaatatttgactggaaacaaccaaaattttaccaaaaaaatctgcgtcgcatgtggcagataaattttcttgctggtctgttcctgaacatttgccactttgcgacgcagatttttttgggaaaattttggttgtttcaagtctaaattttttttggtaaaaattatttggcagatgatgagaaaaactaagccagcttgtttgaactaaaattgggtgtaaattttaatttttgcgtaacgaagctgaaagcgtcaactctagcgatatcattaaTTTTAGAGATTGTATTTCAAacactgcgtcacacttttctcgaagagatttttgttgggatacgTAATTTTTGCAGCCGTGTTTCGGTTCGGTAATTAGCCATTGCGGTCTggtagaaaataaaaaaaaaatcacaaaatgacaatatttattgctgagaattttcattttaattttgaatatcaTTTCATTAATTGGAAACCATTGTTCGAAACATTAACGAGCTATTGAATGAAGAGAGTCCCTTTACTCCCTTTACTTTCTTTCGGATCATATCGAAAAACACGTTTCGGGCATTCTGATAGTGATGGTACATCCACTGTTACTTTCTTCATCGATTACTacgtataaataattttccgtTCGACAAACTTTTATCTTTTTGTAAggctgaaaaaattgaaaataataaatatttggaaGAAGTATTGTTTCTGATATCGAAACACCACCAGATGGTGGATGTGTCATTAATTGGTGGACCGACCAAATAAATGCATCCGTTGACTACACCAACATCAGCataattattgataaaattatGAAAGCGGGGTGATTTACAGTCTGAATTAAAGCGTGGCGACTCCCAAGACGCTGTTCTAAAATTGTATCGGCAAAAGATAAATCAGGCTTCACAAAATCAGTGCTAAATTAAACTTTGTCTActctaatgtcaaaatattcataattggTAACTCTGTTTCAGTGTCTAAGCGGAGCAAGCGGAGTAGATTTACACACTGACATATCCACTGATTTTACATATTGTAGTCGAACCTGCACTCAATTCACGGATTCTATTGGTAGTTACGATGtgtttttgcataaaattaatgaagatGAAATAATGAATAGAATTGCATTAATTTGTGGTCATTTTGACAAACCGATTACAGTAGATAAAGCCTTGTTGCTAACACGTTAGTAAATGAGAGTGTGAGCACacacaacgcacttcaagcaaaagtggtactgtaaatagggtactgaaacttgacagtgctccatacaaaattttacactgtaaaaagagtggggataaaatttcatacaaaatagtactctatttggcagctgtcattaatagcacttttgcttgaagtgcgttggcacACAACGTGTTGTCCAACTTGCTTCGCTCTTATCGGCAATCTCATATCTAGTTCATAAAACAATCCCACTTACTAACTagtagcaaaatagctatcaATTCTAAAATGGTAGCAAATTATGCATGAGAGTCGTATGTATGCAATAAATATGATAAACGCACCTTTTAAGACATCATCTAACTTTTTCCGATTAATAACCCTGAGCGACGGTTTTCTTTCAATTACAGTTAAGTCGCATCGCATTCTGTATTGCAAGAGTTTTCAATTGATACACATTcacagagagatgctaatatgacgactgggacGTCGTTTCGAATATGGTACTATTTCCCAAGGCtataaactttggggaggtcacgcagatacagatacgcgggtgacacaccacacTTGATCATAACATGGcagatttcatacaaaaattcacctactgtgATGATTGTCATCGCCGTGATGGtgtggtgattttttttgtatgtaaaatcatcagacgtggtgtgttcccgcgtatataataaaatggcggtctgcgtgacctccccaaagtttacagccttgctaTTTCCTGACTATTGTACAAAGGTTGGtaatcagagaaatgataagttggtacgcctgtggcgagatagaaggagaACATGTTGGCTCCTATGGCAGAGAATGTGATAGAATTGCATACAAattaccaacttatcatttttcTGTTGGTAATGGAACATTCTTACTGTGATCATAATATATGAAAGAGTGATATATGCGAGAAAGTTGAATATTCGTGGCACAAAAAAACCTGTGTTGGTAAGAATGATTTTGAGATCTCGCGTAGTTCATTCAACTATGAAATTTAACAAGTAGCTGAAAATCAGTGTGACCAACTGAGGTTCTCTTGGCCtatgtttttcttctaaatgtcgtatatattttcattacaccaactacgaaagttgtaattttcgcttcccgaatgagatgcgaaagtataaaaattcaactctcagTTAGCCACGACATCACAAGAGGTGCGAAAATACTTTCGCCTCCCAACAGAggagcgaaagtactttcgcccctcaaacgaggatgcgaaagtaaatgacagcaacaacatgtgttccgtctggtgtcgttgtgatcactgtgattgttgtgatagaaaagaacgttgccaataatttataaatttttcttttaccagggggctgccgccccctggacccccgcatatttcagcttatttcggtaaatttcatcagttgaAACATTATAAGGAagctcaaattacaattttcgtagttgttgtaatgaaaagttgtgtggATCACATGGCACGAcgtgaaaaaattcaacctgtgccaTTGCCGCCCTGGCCTTCGgccacgggctgcaaacttcgcacacggttgaatttttttactttcgtcccttgtgatccaaataaccaaTGATGTGATATCGGGTTActcaaaaatatcgaaaaaacatcgaaaaaattgaaagattaCTGATGGTAATGGAATGTCATTTGAGAGGTTATAAACGGAGGAAGCGTATTTTTTCACCGGGGTGAAAActatatttcgaaatttttgactaACGGGCATTTTGCTGGAACCGCGCTCATTTTTCGATATCAGTCAGTGACTTAAAGGTAATATTAGGGGCAATAAAAGAATTGATTATTTGACAAGGAAGCGCATGATGCACCAAAGACAGGAAGATAAGATAAAGACCGAAGCATGCACATGGATGAAAGTTGATAAAAGGTATTCGACATTACATCAACGTTAACAGTCTGTTGATAACTCGCGGCACAGTAAATCTTTTGTACaattgaacgaaacatttttgtgtatgCAGTCGATCTGTTAAACTGTATAAGCcgcagaaaaatgaaattccattcAAATCTGGATCTTTACCTGATTGGCATGTTCAGTCTATGCCTGGTCCAACCGCTGGTTACACAAATTACACGGTACAATACTCAAATACCACAGAAAAGCCGACAAATGTTTTTGTCTTAATTCCCTAATTTTAGTCCTAGCCAAGGTCCCAACTACTACTCTTCCTACATTCGTCATGCAGTGTGCCGTGCAACGGATCCCATCAAGTATCCAAAAACTGTTGAAGACATTGTTGCTATTGTCAACGAAGCAATCGACCGTGGCGTTAAAGTAAAGGCTTTCGGCCAACGTCACTCAATAACCGACGTTATTTGTACCGACGGCATACCGATCGATATGCGATCGTTCAAATCAGTTGAAATGAATGCAGACGAAACAAGCACATTCGGTGCAGGAGTGACTGTGCAGGAAGCCGGAGATTTTCTGTTACAACACAAGCGGGCACTTAAAGTTCTTCCGGCTTATGGCAATATTACGCTAGCCGGAGCAATCGGAACTGGAGCACATGGCTCTAGCATAAAGTTTCATTCATCGCTGTCGGCTCAGGTCGCCCGAATGACCATCGTAAATGGTCTCGGTAAAGTGATGGTGATTTCGAGCCGCGAAGATTTGCGTTCGTTTAAAGTACATCTCGGTCTTCTTGGTAATTATGAACGAGGGCgggaaaataaagaaatttttacgaaaattctACCAGCATTTCCGCTTGGAAggaatcaacgcacttcaagaaaTAGTGATCCaaatactattttgtatgaaattgttttttttacagtgttagACAGTTGTTTggtacactgtccagtttcagtaccctatttggAGTAtgactcatgcttgaagtgcgttgaggGAATTCATTTTTCACACTGTTACTCTCGCCAACAGGTATTATCGTCGACGTAACACTAAATACCGTTCCATTATACAAATTAAAAAGTCACACCGCTGTCGCATCCGACGAGGTACTTACCAATGGTGAAGCAATTGGATGGGCAAAAGCGTCAGATCAACTGACTCTGTATTGGTTTCCATCAATTTCTGAGATTGTTATCAGCAATATGTCTGTTGTACCGGCGGAGACAGTGGGCGACATTAAGTTATTTATGTCTACCACATTTGAATCAAATGTGCTGAACACAATATACAAGGAGAGTGCTTTCAATTTGTCTGCCAGTGATTGCACGGCTGCATCTACACTTGGTAATACGAGAAGTTTTgacaaatttccattttgttgtTCTAATGACGAAAATGTTGAAGGGAAGAAAATGCTGCACTTCTTGGATATGCGGTTTAGGACTCAATTGTCTCCCGACACAGTCTGTGAACGGCAGACACCAACCAACGATACCGAAACAAATCCCATTGTTGGCTACCCACATGACCTTCTCTCCGCAGTTTGTGGTGAGGACGATAAAATATCAGCCTGTGCGTGGTCTCATCCACAACCATATTCTACAGAAACGTTGGACAGTGAGTAAGTGCTCTTTGGTAGTGAGGATTTGTATTGTGGAGTGGTGTAGTGACTACCACTCAACCAACGTATGTAATCGTTCCCGTGTTGTCTAATAGATTTGATTTTCCGCTCGATGATATGCCGGAAGTTGTTCGTACGATAAAGGACATTGTCGAGAAAACTTCGACAGCTTTCCCTGCTTATGGGataattttacgattttcgaATGAAAGCGACATTTACATGTCGACATCGTATAAGAGGCCCTCTTGTCATTTGGAATTCCAACTCTGGAAGAGGTCAGACTTCTACAATGAAGCGTCGGGAAATTTAGCTGGCTATCAGACAATACTGCAAGCATTGGTAAGAGAGAGCGGCCGAGACGAATTCCGGGTGTCCTAAATAACGTTTTCTTAGTCGAAACAGTTCAACGCTCGATCGCACTGGGCCAAAAGTGGGCTGGTGTATCACAGCAGTTCGATActcgataaaaaattgaattcgtttgctcGTCAACGCTTCATCGGTGGGTATTTTagcaaaaccaaaaatttctcacAGTCGTCTCATTTAACAAGCTCGACAAATTTGCAGCCGCTATGCAAAAGTACGATCCCAACGGGATTTTCCTGAACAATTTCGGGCGCCGCCTAATGAACAAGGATACCGAAATTGATTTCGATCCCTTAACGACACGATGCGCTCTGCTAGACAATTGTTTCTGCTCCAACAGCTCGGATTGCGGAGGGCAGCAAAATTGTACGTCAATTTCCGGATACAATTATCCCGTTTGCCAAACGAGAAACATTGTTGCAACACAATTTGAACGACACGACTATCCGGCCACTTTCGAAGTTGGACATTGGTTTTTTAACAGCTTTCCACCGTTGGTTCGCTCATTGACCtgttaaaattcccaaaaatattcccTAGGTCAGGTGTCGGGCACGCTGATCTTCTTCACCTTTCCCAACGACAGAAAAACGATGTTAAGTGCTGAGCGTTCACATTCCATGCAATTTTAATGAGAGAATTCTTACAAACCTAAAGCGTTTACAATTcaaaaacttaaaactaaaattaacaAATGCATCAATAAAAGGCGTTATCACAACCATCATGGGCCTcaatttatgttaaatttcCATTCACTCGTTGCTAGACTTCCGTCGTAATGGCACTTTCGGTGGAGCTTCAAATTCATCGACTGTGGCAACATACTTTTTAGCCGCATAGAGGCTGGCGTACTTATTGATCAATTGATGATTATTCGCCGGTGTAATTTCAACCGTGGGAACGGCATCCATGCTGCAGTGCAGATCCGGTGAATCGGTTTCGGCAACCAATTTTGGACGGTAAAATGGTAGGATGTTTCGGAGCTTCGACACTAAGCCTGTAAGAATGATGAGCATGTCATGATTGGTCAGCATTTTGGAGGGTAATGTGCTGATAATACCGTCTTTACGCGGATCTGAAGCCTTATATGGCATAACCTTTTCAACAGCAATCTTGTCTCGCTTGACTAGTTCTTTCCTGAGATATGCACTCTGTTGCAATGAATTGCGTTTTTTAATCAATTCACCCAATGCGTCGGCACAGAATATGCGACAACAGAACCGTGCCCATTGTTGTGGAGTTAGGCCGCGTACAGAGTCTTTTTCGAATGGTGATGCGTCTGTTAGAATtagacaacaaaatattctatTAAAATATGAGGACTGAGCTGCCGTTATTTGCGTCTCTTATTTGCgcctttgtttaaatttttcgctAAGTCCCTCGTGCAAATTACGGCAATGAGGACGTCCCCTGATTTCAACTGTTTTTGGTTTATCAACACTTTGTCATCCCCGCAATAtgtgttaaattaattaaaaattaaccCTGTCAAGACCGCGTTCATCCCATACGACCATTTAACCCTTCACATACGGTACGTATAAAGATGGAGTCTGTAAGAATCCTTTCAAATGGCCAGCCACGAATTTTCGGAAAGTGTTGGAAAGTGCAGGAAATTTTTGACGATGAAAAAGTAACTTAAGGGAGAATGTTTCCAAGAGAGAGAATTTCACAATTTCTGGAAATAATCTGACCTGATCCGTAGTGAGACTTAACTCAAACGATAAATTTGCTGAGGTCGAAAACACGCGAAAATTGGAATATCTTTCGGTGATCGACTTTACAACCGCATGCTGTAACAGTACACTAACATACATTCGATGTATGAACTATCTGTCAAAGGTTTGGTCATTGTCAAGTCATTTTTTTACGTAAAATGTTCGCCATACAAATATTCCAATTTTAAGGTGAGTAGGCAGTTCGTGAAATATGCTTGGAAAAGAGACCTAGGTCAAAAGGAATGAcataaaatttggttcagtCATCTGTCAAAGGTTTTTTTACTGCATGCTGTAGACCTGATGTAAACTTTCTCTCTTTCCGGTCATTTTGCATGGCCtcacgaactgtgtactcCGCCCTTACTATATTATCAACAATGGAAACATGGAAGAAGGAGAATAATTACTTAATTATTACTTGCTAACATTAACCGTTTGGCACAATCGGTTCGGCCCTGTATGGCGGCCTTCATTAGCGGCGTCATTCCGAATATATTTTTGGCATCAATTTTCAAACTGCGACTGCGTGTGATCAGCATGTTAATCATTTCCGACAGACctggaaatgaaaatcattttttgttgggTGACACGCTCACAATATCGGAGGAAAAAACAATTACCGGCTTCGGCAGCAAAATGTAACGGTGTATTTCCGTCTTTGTCAGCCTTATTGACATCGATGCCTTGTTGTTTCAGTAGGAAATCCAGAACTTTTGTCAGAGATGTTGCACAGATGTATGATATTGCGGTctgaatgtaaaatttaaaatgttttcgtacACCAAAATGGTACATTATGTTATAATGATCTACCCTGCCATTCTGGTCAACGGAATTAAGATCACTCGTCGAAATACCGATCTGTTCAATACTGCACATGACTTGCATCAATTCGTCCTTGTCTGCATTTTTGCATGCTCTAATTAGGGATGTGACTAGCGGAGTTTTTTCGATATTCATTATTCGTTTACGATAGTTGGACGATAGAAGACTGAAACtgaaagcaaaatgaaaaataaaaattaaatttggaaaaaaaggTAACCGGGAAATACGTCGAAGAAGACGATGTATTCTCTCTGattcaaagaaataatttttttttagcgagACATCGACACAACAAGAACAGAGTgcaacaaatttgaaacaaatcgTAAAGGGTAGTACATAGTTCGCGAGACCGTgtaaaatgcatgaaaaatttcaaaaacaaaagcgTTTACACGACAAATATTTGACAGATGACTCATACAACAGGCTAGTTTTCAAGCATTCTTCACGAACTGTGTGCTCACCTTAAGGAAATATTTAACTCTAGTTACACATCGTCGCCATACTTCTATAATAGAGAGTCAGTGGTGCGTTCGAACAATGTAGCGCGTGAAGCCAATGccataataaaatttacaaaagtttacatcaaattaataataaactaaacatttaatcaattttaaatcttTGGCACGTCGTTGTGAGACTGTGAATATTgtgtcaaacaatttttttcgttttattacaaataaaatttaattgaaaaagcGAAA is a window from the Bradysia coprophila strain Holo2 unplaced genomic scaffold, BU_Bcop_v1 contig_94, whole genome shotgun sequence genome containing:
- the LOC119084850 gene encoding L-gulonolactone oxidase-like — protein: MKFHSNLDLYLIGMFSLCLVQPLVTQITRPSQGPNYYSSYIRHAVCRATDPIKYPKTVEDIVAIVNEAIDRGVKVKAFGQRHSITDVICTDGIPIDMRSFKSVEMNADETSTFGAGVTVQEAGDFLLQHKRALKVLPAYGNITLAGAIGTGAHGSSIKFHSSLSAQVARMTIVNGLGKVMVISSREDLRSFKVHLGLLGIIVDVTLNTVPLYKLKSHTAVASDEVLTNGEAIGWAKASDQLTLYWFPSISEIVISNMSVVPAETVGDIKLFMSTTFESNVLNTIYKESAFNLSASDCTAASTLGKKMLHFLDMRFRTQLSPDTVCERQTPTNDTETNPIVGYPHDLLSAVCGEDDKISACAWSHPQPYSTETLDSEFDFPLDDMPEVVRTIKDIVEKTSTAFPAYGIILRFSNESDIYMSTSYKRPSCHLEFQLWKRSDFYNEASGNLAGYQTILQALSKQFNARSHWAKSGLVYHSSSILDKKLNSFARQRFIAAMQKYDPNGIFLNNFGRRLMNKDTEIDFDPLTTRCALLDNCFCSNSSDCGGQQNCTSISGYNYPVCQTRNIVATQFERHDYPATFEVGHWFFNSFPPLVRSLTC
- the LOC119084847 gene encoding uncharacterized protein LOC119084847 isoform X3; translation: MKTNSMPKKSPRQKQILTKSDILTASPSVSLPIPVHEHVDKLPNVTNMYLNGDPTDKESIPQISTRIQQLPHMNQMVNNDANLQNFTQFFDRWRQLESAASRKRLSIQANEIKINGDALGAGIHASKKLLFHKKMPDAKSFSLLSSNYRKRIMNIEKTPLVTSLIRACKNADKDELMQVMCSIEQIGISTSDLNSVDQNGRTAISYICATSLTKVLDFLLKQQGIDVNKADKDGNTPLHFAAEAGLSEMINMLITRSRSLKIDAKNIFGMTPLMKAAIQGRTDCAKRLMLANASPFEKDSVRGLTPQQWARFCCRIFCADALGELIKKRNSLQQSAYLRKELVKRDKIAVEKVMPYKASDPRKDGLVSKLRNILPFYRPKLVAETDSPDLHCSMDAVPTVEITPANNHQLINKYASLYAAKKYVATVDEFEAPPKVPLRRKSSNE